The segment ACAagtacacatacaatatatatcatacctTATAGAAGATCTCATCAGCTTGAAAAGATGTTTGCCTGTCAAGTCCAATGACCCAACATCTTTGGTGTTCTTGCACTAGTTTCATGTTTAAACCTGACCTTAACCCTTTTATATTATTCTAGGTACCAGAAAAGATGTGATGAGTTGGAAGTGAACAGAGGAAATAACAATGACAAGTTTGAACAACTTGAAAAACAGAAGAATGACATCGTGGATTACCTCAAGAAAGAAATTAACAAGAAAAGTAAGTTCAaactgataaaaaaaacttattggAAAAAGTAATCAATACCAAGTAAGCAATAAAATCAAGATACAAATTTGATGAGACCATGTACTTTTACCCACACCAGATAGACTTTTAAAATCAGATCAGgcttaaagaagaaaaaaaagtattgattttcCCCCCAACAATGCATAGAGCTGTCTGTCTTTCTTATAAAAGCTTAATCGAATGCATTGTCTTTGTGTGATTTGATTAAATTTTCCCTGTGCAACAATTTAAGTGTTGGATCAATGAATCTATCTTGTATATCAGATGATGACATTGAGGATTTGAATGAGCAGCTGATTGGAATACAACAGACAAGGGAGCTGGAAAAAGAACAGGCCCATGCCACAATTAAACAGATCAAAACGGAGCTCCAGGAGACCAAAGATCAGCTTACATCTGACAATATGATCTTAGGTAACCTACTCAGAATTAGTGGATGAACATTGTTATTCAtcctttattattattatcatagaAGTAAAATTTTGAGCAAAAGCAGTCTAGATTACAAATATACAACTGACTAATTGTGCTACAGTTATACGCTGTGCATGTTTACCTGTCTATGCTATGACAGAGTATTTATGAAGAAATCTGTGAAAGTAATgaaaaaattttgataaaagaaagATTAGGCAAACAGATCAAATAACTTTTCTATATATGTGCAGTGTAATATGTTAAAACACTTTTTAAGGTGGTAAATTGGCATCTCTGGAGGAGTTCAAAGTTCACAGAGAAGAACTGATGGCAAAGTTTGCTAACATGGAAGAAGAGCTCAAACAGAAGGATGAAGACCACAAATCTGCCATTTATGATCTTGAAAAGAAAGCTGTCCTAGATAAATCAAGGTAAGGTAACATTTGAATTTTCTGAGTTCTTTAAAAAACGGAACtgtatgaaataaataatacagTAAAAGAGGAAGACCATGAAGTCGTTTGTTATTGTATCAATCAGACAAAGGAAACTCTAAATGTTAATTAGAACCATGAATTGTTATCTGCAGTAAATGCCACTTATAAAGTACAAGTACTTATAAGTGCAAACAGAAATATTAAAAGCAGAAATTTCATCTTGAATTACTTTAGTTTCATCACATTTTCATAGGGATCACATTTCATGGTTGTGTAGAAATAGTATCTGTTTATTGAAAAAATAAGGAAATAGATATTCAATGAATTAATTATTAACTTAAATATCAATGTGCATAAAGTCTGTAATTTATCTTAAAGGTTAAAGTCAGAAATGGTGCAGAGAGTGAACCAAGTGGCAGCAGAATTTAGAAGAGTATCAAATAAACAAATGGCAGAGACCACAAAAAACACCATCAGGGAAAATGTCTCCATCACTGCTCAGCTAGCGAAAATGTCGGACAAAACCATGGAACTGATTCAGGAAAATgatgaaatgaaaaagaaagagaaaCAACAAAAACAGCATATAGAAATGTTAGAGGATAATGAAAAAACGCTAGCCAAGAAAAATCACAGTCATCAAAAGGTATTGCTGTTTTCTGTGGAGTCGTTTATTTTACGATTTGTCAAGGTTATACACAATCTCAATAAAATGTTATTTCATGGATATGGTATATATACATTGAGGCATAGTACAGATTAGGTACCTTGGGGTACTTACAAAATATCACCAAGATTGACAGCCTCAAGCCATGACTACTTAAAGTTTctgataataaaatgaaatatttatatgcaaattcAGAACACTGTACTGGTATTAGTTTATCAAAATGTGTAGTgatctttttaaatattgaatttccTACCAGAAACTTTTgcaaagaaattttttaaaaaggtacTATGATGCCCAGACctgtaaataatgaattacaaattttttcaaaaagaatctATGGATTGACATTggataaatgtatataaactCATACTGTGTAAAACATAAATTCTGCAGTTGATCAAGATGCTGACAGATAAATGTAGAAACCAGGAGGCTCTTATTGCTGAGTTTGACTCCCGGGAGCAGGAATACCAGGAGCTGGATGCGGAAATTGATTTTCTCAAACAGCAAGTAGAATCACAAAGGTAGGCAAACCCTTTCTGCAAgaaatttttctgtttaaattccagattgatttgacaaattatgAAAGTAATGATTCATAATGCTATGAACTTTTGAATTCAGAGAGGAAATCCAGAATCTTGCAAAAGAAAATGAACAGTTAGAGGATAGTTTGAAAGATGCTAACACAAACTACATCACCGAGAAAAAGAACAAAGGGAAAGTTGATAGAATTTTATATGATGCAGGAGAAGCTATCAAATTAATGCTTAAGGTATATATGTTTAACATTCTAAAAGCAAGTCTTTGCATCCAAAGATCAGAGAGTTATTTGAAGAAATACCAGTATCATACATAAGCTTTTGTTAAATTCGGtaaatatatgaaattgaaattacCCAAAAATAAAGCTGGGACATTAATcagtaaaaaacaaaatgtctataatttattgtttttagaaGTCAGATGAAACTGAGTCAGAAGATGGCTACAATGATATTGAGAAGAAAGACAACATGTTGGAAAATTTACTCATCTTACTAAACAGTGCTGCTGCCATTGGCATTGGTCCTCAACCAGAGGACTTTGGAAGATATGAAATGCCACAGAAGAGTGCCAGTGAAATGCCTGGATCAAGACAAGGGATCAAGAGGGGGTGAGTGTGGGGTGGGTGGGTCGTCATATCTCTTCTTTTTTGAGGTATTCTTTATAAAATTCCACctattttatcaattaaagtgtacatgtataagtatttTGATTAAATAGTATGAACACTTTTAGATTGTGCATCAGttttagaaatgaaaacaaacagttaagagggttttttttcttgGGAGAGGGTGCTGATTTTGGTCCATTTTGGCAAGAGGTTGCAAATCATCAAAATGATCATCACTGTTTATGCCCTTTTATATGTAGATACATGGAGTAGAAAAAgtattgacatacatgtacctttaccTCAAATTTGTCAAATTTACACTCATTAAAAAATTGGTTTACAGCATCAATGCAAAATAACTGtatctacaatgtatatgtatttacatttattttttttttatgtgaattATCGTTGAATTATACTGGATCTTCAATGTATATGTACTAGTATTTacatttaattcttttttaatgttaattatTGTTAAATTGCagttaatattgtttttaacTGCATCCTATATGATGATGAATTAAATGGAATTGTTATAATGTAGAGTTATCCCCCTTATTTGCAGAATGCTTCCAATGTCTCCTGTGGCTAAGAGTGGAGGCACACATCCCCATTATCAACTTGGGGATCTTGGTTTGATTCCTCGACCAAAGAACCACATTCCAACCAGTGTAGACAAAATGAGGGTCCTGTCTGCCACCACTAGGCTGGGTGGCCTTCGTAAAGTACTGACCAAGTCTGTAGCTGTTCAAACTGTTAGTGCCCCCAAGGTAGGTCATATTCTTGATTATTAATTTTTACTACAAATGCTTAGTCTTGATACTAGTGCATGTTATCCAATGGTATTAGAACTTGCCTCGATTCCTTGAATGTCTAAAGTACAAATATACAACACTGTTTTGCTCATCCTTCCATGTGCTCTATTCACAGTTTACTATTCAGGTCTATCAGTTATGTTTAtgccatgccccccccccccccccccttccatgggccacattgctcacctgagtcaccatggcccatatctaaagattttccctatatattcacatgtaagactttggtccctattgtggcccaaacctcaggggccatgatttacaaactttaatctgcattatgtcaggaagctctcatgtaaacttctttggcccaatggttcttaaaaagaggatttttaaagattttctcaatatattagtatgtaaaactttgatcccttattgtggcatCACCCTATCCCTAGGGgccttgattttaacaaacttgaatctgcactatgtcaggaagctttcatgtaaatgtaaacttttctggcccagtgattcttcagaagattattaatgattttccctatatatttgtatataaaactttgatcccctattgtggccgcatcctacccctgggggccatgattttaacaaacttgaatttgcacaatgtcaggatgctttcatgtaaatttctactttcctggtccagtggttcttgagaacaagatttttaaatgaccccaccctatttttgcatttatctcccctttaaagggggcatggcccgtcatttaaacaaacttgaaagcctttcacctaaggatgctttgtgccaagtttggttgaaattaaaccagtggttctggagaagatgaaaatgtgaaaagtttacatcgCTGACAGacaatgacaaatttttatcagcAAAGCTCTCTTGAGcatttggctcaggtgagctaataaaaagaGTAGAGGTTCAGTATTGTGTATTGTAATTCAaataatcaaatacatgtattctattttACAGGCATTATTTTACGCTGATCAGCTTCTCAATAAAGCTCCTGTTGGTACTCAGGAGGCAGTCATTGCCATGACAACAGATCGAATTAGGTCACCAGGAGTACCCCTGGGTCCCATACAAACTTCTAAACAAGTGACCAGTAAAGTTTTTTAATGTGAAACTATAATCACTGCATGTTAGTCACATGTGGCAGGGATTCACATGGATGTTGTAAAATTTTCTCAAAGACACAAAACAGTTGGTGTCTAGTGCATGCTTAAaatccaatgaatttcattgatattttcaGATTATGAAGTTCATGATTTAATATATTCAACATGCTTTTTGTCTGTGATATTTGATTGTGTATTCCACACAATGATGAATTGTTCAGGATGCTTAAGGTTTGATAACAGCTCAAGATTATTTGTTTTTCCCCAATATATGTAAATCAAGTAAGtattcattgttttaaaatggaGAAGATTCCCTCTGTTACATAATAACAACTGCAACAGAGAATTAGtgatttttatattgtatcaAAATGCAATTGACATATTCTATCATGAAAAGACTTGTTGTTACAAATGTCAAATATGTCCAAGTTGTAAATATGTACAGTTATATTTCACTCAATAAAGCatttaatgtaataataattTCTTACAgtagattttgtttttgtttacattcacTAATCATGGCATGAACTACTGATATGTTTATCACTATGTCAGAGCACAGGCAcataaaaaaattgttaaacacTGTATGCAGCTTTGATTTTGGTCATGGTTATTTTCTTGTTCTGTGAACAACATTCAATCTCAGTTTCATTCACTGATATCTCAGGAAAGTGTCCACATATAGGTTTAGTCAATGCAGTACAGTGTGGGTATTATGCACTGTGTTGTTCTACTCACTAGGACCGTGCCGGTGTATATATTGACGATATACCCCTACAGAATACATATTGCAGGAGACATTGTAAAGACATATCTAACCTTTGCTGTGGTCCTACTTTgaaaacagcaaaataaaaTTGCAGTGTAAATAAAACTAGTAATATGTACTAATTTGATGGTAGAATAGATCAACAACTAGGAAAGAGAATGGAGatcatcattttcaaaaattactCTTCACATCATATTTATTTtgacaataaatgtaaaataagtGTACCAACCCGCTTTTTTTCCCACCATGCCAAGttaaatttgatgtctgtcagacaatattttcttatgtccagagtagtttgaccCCTTACCTTTGACATATGACCTCAGAATCAATAGGGGATCATCTAACCCTTAGGTAGAGCCAGTATACCAAGTCtaatgtctgtcaagctaagggttctgaagatattgaacagacaatatcttccttgAACTTGTGACCTCAAATCAGTAGAAGTCACCTACTCACTGTGACAGGTAGAATGAAATCCAGGGGACCGACctaaattgttcattatatccaaagttcaatataaccaatgctgaactacacaaatattgctgCTGAGGGacttattttaacttcaatataacagatagttcaatacaagaggtactgtgagcaatgctcacaaagaataccccccgcttaccccaatctcccaaagggtgttggtaataggtaaaacttcagtattatgatccaaaaggtatctaggaacacagcatctccatgcgatgaaaaaagccgttaaagaatttaaatggaaaccatattgctacttcgatgtccagtgcacgtgacctttgaccttttgaccacaaaatcgatagggaacatcttcatcccatgggtagtccatatgtatgatatggtgactgtaggtggaaaggataatgctttagagcccggaaaccatattgctacttcgatgtccagtgtgcttgacctttgaccttttgaccccaaaatcgatagggaatatcttcatcccatgggtagtccatatgtatgatatggtgactgtaggtggaaaggataacgctttaaagCCCGGAATCCATATTGCTACTTAGATGTCCAgtgcccttgacctttgaccttttgaccccaaaatcaatagggaacatcttcatcccatgggtagtccatatatatgatatggtgacggtaggtggaaaggataatgctttagagcccggaaaccattgcgtctacagacggacggacggacagacagacaacccgattccagtatacccccccccccccccataacttgttgcagggggtataaccagtgtaccaagtttgatgtcagtCAAGCAAAGGagtctcaagatattgagcagacaatatcttgcAATATCCAGTTacacccttgaccttttgacctcaaaatcaatagggaattAACACCTACTTCTTAGTGTGAATCAGTGTAATCAGCATGTTTGTCGAGCAAAGGCTTCTCAAGATGTTGATCAGATATTATCTTCTTATGTCCaaagtagattgacccttgaccttgtgatctcGAAATCAAAACAGGTCATTCACTCTTAAGGGGGTGGGGGATCAGAATAGCAAGGTTGATGTCagctatcaagcaaagggttctaagatattgagtggacaacactaAGCAACCAACAAACTGAatgactgacaggtgcaaaccaatatgccccacTTTTAAgtggggcataaaaatattacCTGTAACTGTTTGTCATGGTTACAACTTTTAGGTTTAAACCTGCATTTTTACAGGAAAGGTCCCTCAAACTCTCACCTGTAGGAGGGAGCCAAATGGAGCTTGTCTGCTGCACCTCCTTTGCTGTGATACTCGACCAGCTGGGCTATCAAAACCAATTCGATATTTGTTCCCCATGCTCAAGGCTATGACAGGCTAAACAGagtaggcccatgggccacatcacctCACCTATTGCAAATTTctcatgtaaaacattaaatcctaatacgcaacttccgagttgcccaatagttctttccctttgtggaactcttacgcacagtgagacacaAAGCATACTATTGTCCAcatgcggtgggtacaaatgcttatcgctgccttcaaaTATTGCATAAAGGCCGTATATCGGatatcatgcaaccacccaaactgcagggacacacaatattagtaagtttattaatatttgataataaaatagctcaaacaaaaatcaataatcacaatttttctttgattagaATATCACTCATGCagaggaggaaataaaaaataatttcatattcaatttaatggcctaattcaaacattgttcttgatatggtcagttaaatgtataccaacggctgatataaacaaaatttacactttcattacttttatccgtatttacatagtTAGCCTatagtatatatgtattcatcttgtacccacccaagcgttcaacagaacactgaacgtacctccatcacagaagagctgatatctcggaagttgcgtattatGCCCTCTCATCTTCAACCCAAGGTCAGTCTTGCTATATATAGATTTTATATCAAACTTTGAACTCCTTTTGTGACCTCATCTTAGCTTCAGGAGTCATGGTACGATTAAAATTGAACCTGACTTGCATAGGGATggctatatacatacaaatttgACATTTGTAACCTTGTTCTTGAGAACATCTTCCCAaaatattcctatgtaaaactttaaaccctGCATTTGGCCTTGCCCTAATCCCAAGGATTATGGAATTAACTACCttgatgaaaaataaatgatGAAGCCtgcatattttaaatataacaTAAATGTGTCCTAGCTTGTGGCTCTTATGGAAGAATTTTATATATACCACTATtggtctgattaaaatcagatcctttgatctgctCATGTAGATTGCTACACAGTGATCTACCGTATATGagcagatcaaaggatctgatttcAATCGgattgatatatctatataaaaaaaaaaagaacactAATTAATCAATATTCATATGACTTTACCCAAAATCAGGAGTCATGGTATAaagaaatttgaatctacatttatttaaggaataaatttcctttttgaaaatacgtgagAATATAAACTGCTATGCTTCATGCTGGCGTACTAATGAAGCATATTATAcacacattgtttacaaatgCTACACAATTTGTAACAATATCAATGgtaaaaacaatggaaatggaaatatttacaTAATGATGATGTGCAAATAAATTTGATTATATTCCTTATGGTGTTTTGaaaagattgtttttaaaaagtctttATTTACAACTATGTATAACTTTGAACCTCTCTTGTGGCACCTTGCATCCTCGCCTCAAAACTCACtggtttaaacaaacttgaatattcCTAATATAATGAAACTTTCAGTTTTGgattttctggttcagtggttcacAAGATTTTTAATTATCCTACCCTATTTGCACTCCCCTGTTGGAAGAAGGAATGACCATTTactttaataaacttgaattcccttaaCCTAAGGATTCTTTGTGGCAAGTTTATTTGAAATTTGCTTAGTGGTTGAACAAACCAATCAGAAAATTGAGGTTTCAGCTCAGTTGAGCTAAATGAGTTAGTGTTGAGCCTtgaattatatttaatatatgaatttagGTCTCAGACTTACAATAAACCCAACAGTAATGAGCGGTACAATAAACTATCTTTCAGCAGTAGCCAATGTAAAAATCATGTGCAAGTGATTTATGGATAAAAAGGTTACATATAATGTTCGGTATTGTTTATGAATGCCTGAGAAACAGTGGTGAAACCTATGGAATGTTGTATAATGGGAAATTTTCATCCCCATGTAATTTTCACCCTTATGTGTTGTAAAAtgaatttgtttcattttaaaatgaaccAGAGCTAATCAATACAGAGGATTCCTGGCAGATGAAATGGGCGAAAATGAATGCTGCAGTGTCCCATTATACAGTACATTCCTAGTATCATGAATACTACGTAAAATACTAccattagaaaaaaataaaacttcatcacccccccccccctttttttttggataaatcaagtaattatttttcttcattgCAATCATGATTCTTACATGAGCTTCTCTGCAAAACAAATTCACTGCATATCCATTAAAGAAACATCAAAAGAGTAGCATTCTGTGGTGCCTGTAAGGTAAATATTTTGACTGTATGTTTCAGTTAAAGAATTTGCATAACTTTTATACATTTTAGTTTTTCATGTCTTATTTGCATGATTTATGATTCACATTTTTACatcatcaatttttaaatcgaactttaacatctattttgttttatactattTTTGCCCCTTCCACTGCCCATAACATTCAGTGCCAATTCAAAGCTTCTATCATATGTGAATTACCCACAGCTAGAGGCGTTACAAGGACaaaatctaatcaaaatcagacttctcAGATCCACTAAGCTCTGCGTAAGAGTTTACAGCACAGATCTAAAATGTCTGTTTTTGATTAGGTTGAAACTGTATTTGAAACAGACATGATGTTTGTCTGTTCTTCTATACACTACTACTACTTAActcacaaaataaacaaaattaactGAAATATTCTAATAATTTATCATCTGATTATTGTAGTTTAACCACAAAAATATGCACGTATTCTCTAACACATGTACAAATGTTATCGGAATTTCAAATGAATGCATATATTCTTCAGGCGTGTTGCTTTATACTGAACTTTTCTGAGATCTCTGATGGCAGGAATATTACAATGGACCTTATGACTACTGAATGTGTCAAAATACTTTTCTGATAGAAGTTTGAGTTCATCTGAATATGTCACCGACACAAGTGCACCATTTTCATAATATGTAATCAACTGACACAATGTTGTGCATGGACTGGACTATCATCAACATTCCACAGCATAGCAAACAACTAAAACCACATCGCGATtttgtacttctatcagtaacTGTGTCCATGATCTGCAGTTTTAGTCCAAAATCTGTTGTTGAATATTCCTGATTTTGAATGCTCTTTAATAGTTTATACATAGCTCTTGGGTTCTTCCTTCACAGTTACAAAGAAATCTGCCAAGAAGAATACAGATCCCTACTCTTCCATAAAGTTCCTGGCAGAAATAAGGATTCCATCATCATTCAGCACCATTCCAGTCCAGGACCATCCCCAGCTCTAATAGTATCACATTTGTCAGTCCAGGACCATCCCCAGCTCTAATAGTATCACATTTGTTAGTACAAGACTCAACAAAGACTGCACACAGTCACATCTCAAAtgttgattttgataaaatgtaaaaatgtacttgtatctagaattttttttcatgtcaaatctcaTATCACAGACAAAGTCATGTTCCCGATTACATGAAGAGTCCAcctatagaaaaaaaaataaaacattacataaGATAAACGGATACATTATCAGAagactatgtacatgtacacagcaGGTAATGGCAGAAAGATTGGTAGACATGTGCTTAATGTTTTCAATCAATTCCTGTAACTGCAACTTCAATTGTAGATATGTGTTTAACGTATAGAATTCATACCTGTGCTTTCAATTCATACCTGTaactttatttgtaaacatgtgttttatattttcaattcataCCTGCAACTTTGAATGTagatatgtatataatgtttcCTACTTATAATTTGATCGTAAgcatgtgtaacaggaagggagaaattGCAATTGACcaaaccaggattcgaacccgagcCCCGTGAATTttcagtcaggtgctctaccaactgagctatctggccacggGTGATCAAACCCGTCGGACCACCACATTTCTCCCTCCTAAATGTCTTCAAACCTCAAAGACATCAACTCAGGATCACATACCTTATTCTCCAACATTGCTtaacaatgcctcacataatgaatggtaatgctatgctatgcattactgcaaaaACACGACAGATCTAAgatgggctcgaaattctacgttcaaaaggggcataactcccagaaaaattattgaatcagaatttcctgggaatatgcacatctacacagtacgtgtccttattaactacaaagtttcacaaaatgcTGATGAGCGGTCTCaaaggagttgcgctgacaagaaagggactgacggatgggtcaaaaacattataccctccgcaACTTCCTTGCATGGGGTATAAAAATGCAACGGAAcagaccaggatttgaacccagGCCTTCTAAATTTCTATTCAAGTACTCTACCAACAAAGCCAACTGGCCACCAGCAATGGAACCTATCTCACTGCCACATTCAACCCATGATCTTTATTCCCTGGCAGGCATCTAGTCTATGTCAccattagctgcaataatgtagccctatccgatttttttttattctaacgTTTTCAGGATACTctccccaaaaaaaaaaaatcggaaaggactacattattgcagctacggCACcatatgtaacaggaagggaaaaaatgcaacgtaccagactgggattcaaaccagggccccctgaatctccagtcaggtgctctaccaaatgaggtatctggccactggcgatCAAACCTGTCTGACCACCACACGtctttgatattttcatattaccTGTACCTTTGATTGTACACATGTGTTTAATGCTTTCAATTCATAACTGTAACTTTGACTGCAGACATGCGattaatattttcatacctGTAACTTCGATTGTAGCACCTGTAATGTAGCTACTCTTCTCTGAAGCTAAAAAGGCACAGGTATTTGCAATTTCTACAAAAGAAATTCCATCATTAAACTTAgaacatgtatttgaaattagGGTAGTTTCATGCTATTGTACCATTCATACCTATCTGGTACAACAGTATGAAGGC is part of the Ostrea edulis chromosome 2, xbOstEdul1.1, whole genome shotgun sequence genome and harbors:
- the LOC125679349 gene encoding cilia- and flagella-associated protein 157-like, which codes for MPPKKKKSGKKGKKSAKKSGRGSPSKSIETSMNELSKEYFIIQIRDLENRLQRYQKRCDELEVNRGNNNDKFEQLEKQKNDIVDYLKKEINKKNDDIEDLNEQLIGIQQTRELEKEQAHATIKQIKTELQETKDQLTSDNMILGGKLASLEEFKVHREELMAKFANMEEELKQKDEDHKSAIYDLEKKAVLDKSRLKSEMVQRVNQVAAEFRRVSNKQMAETTKNTIRENVSITAQLAKMSDKTMELIQENDEMKKKEKQQKQHIEMLEDNEKTLAKKNHSHQKLIKMLTDKCRNQEALIAEFDSREQEYQELDAEIDFLKQQVESQREEIQNLAKENEQLEDSLKDANTNYITEKKNKGKVDRILYDAGEAIKLMLKKSDETESEDGYNDIEKKDNMLENLLILLNSAAAIGIGPQPEDFGRYEMPQKSASEMPGSRQGIKRGMLPMSPVAKSGGTHPHYQLGDLGLIPRPKNHIPTSVDKMRVLSATTRLGGLRKVLTKSVAVQTVSAPKALFYADQLLNKAPVGTQEAVIAMTTDRIRSPGVPLGPIQTSKQVTSKVF